A stretch of DNA from Acidovorax carolinensis:
CTTGGGCACCTGGGGCAGAAAGCGGGCCTGGCCGATGGCCTGGCGCACCCATTCGTGGTCGAGGTTGCGGCGCTCGGCCAGGTCGTCGGCAAACAGCAGCGCCTCGGGGCGCGTGGCGTAGGCGGGGCCGATGGGCGCGGCGGCGTTGCGCGATGGCGCGGCAGCCCGGGATTTTGCAGGTTTGTGGTGTTTTTGGGCCATTGCGCTTGCAGGTATTGCGCAAGCAGCTATCAATAAAATAGCGGTTGATACGGTTTTCAGCATGTCAATGGGCTCAACGGCGCGCGGTGGCGGCGGGCCAGGAAAGGGTTCGGAATTCGCGGCGCAGGGCGCCGAGCTGGTGGGCCGCGTTCTCGGGTTGCGCGGCATAGCGCCATTGCTCCAGCCGCAGCAGCCAGTCGGCAACGCCTTGCGCGGCGTCGCCAAATTGTGCCTGCACGCGGTGGGCCATGGCGCGCGGTGGCAGGGTGTCGGGCAGGGTCAATCCACTTTGGGCAAGGCGCTGGCGGGCGCGGGCCAGCAGGCGCAGCCAGGGGTCGTGCTGGCTGCGCTCCCACAGCGTCCAGCCGGCACCGCCCAGCGCGGCCAGCCCCACCAGCGCGCCCAGCGCAGTGACGAGGTCTTGCCAGCTGGGTGATTCAAACCCCAGCGCCTTCAATAGGTCGAGCTGGCGGCTTTGCGTGTAGTTCAACACCCACTGGTTCCAGCCGTTGTTCACCGCTTCCCACATGGCGCGCAGGTTTTGCGCCAGGCCGGGGCTCATCACGGTGCCCATGGCGGTGGCCAGCGCACCGCGCGGGGCCTGCAGGCGCTCGAACGCACCGGTGCGCCCGGGGGCCACCGCGCTGGTGGGGTCCACGCGCACCCAGCCGCGCCCGGCCATCCACACTTCGGCCCAGGCGTGGGCGTCGCTCTGGCGCACGGTCCAGTAGCCGTCCACGGCGTTGCGCTCGCCGCCCTGGTAGCCGGTGACGATGCGCGCGGGAATGTCCATGGCGCGCATCAGCACCACAAAGGCCGAGGCGATGTGCTCGCAAAAACCTTCTTTGCGGTCGAACCAGAATTCGTCGGCCGTGTGCTGGCCGTACACGCCGGGCTCCAGCGTGTAGCGGTAGCCGCCGGTGCGCAGGCGCGCCAGCGCGGCGCTGACCAGCGCGGGCGTGGCGTCAAGGGTTGGGTCGGGGGCGATGCGCGGGTCGCTGCGCAGCTCCTGGGCCAGGGCGAGCGTGCGCGGGTTGAAGCCTGGGGGCAGCTCGGTGTAGGCGCGCAGCGCGGGGGTGGCGGTGTCGGGCCCGTGGCGGAACTGCGGGTAGCTTGTTGCCTGGTAGCGCGTCACGTCGGTGATCGGGCGGCTGGTCAGCCACTGCAGGTCGTCCGTCATGAAGGTGCCCATGCCGGCTACGCCGGGCTTGTCGCGCGCGGCGTCCAGCACCAGCAGCCAGGGGCGCTTGTGGGGCTCCAGCGTGACTTCGTAGCGCAGCGCCGGGCCTTGGACCCGAAGTTGCGCGGGGCTGTTGGGCCGCTCCAGCGCGCGGTTGCCCGCCCGGTACGACAAGGGGTGCCACTCGCTGCCATCAAAGGTGGCAAACACCGGCCCCCGAAAATACAGATCGCTCTGGGGTGGCGGGGCCCCGCCGGGGGTGTCGAAGCGCACGCGCAGCGCCACGCTGTCGTCCAGCGCCAGCTCGGCGATGTTGCCCACCTTCATCACCCCCGACAGCCCGCTGCGCCCGGCCATGGTGTCGCTG
This window harbors:
- a CDS encoding transglutaminaseTgpA domain-containing protein, producing MTLRQTLATLPRDTRDTLFLLLVIAWVVAPQVTHLPAWASLMAGAVLLWRGWLAWRGRPLPGRWAVAGLLVLAVTGTLFTHQTILGRDAGVTLIVMLLALKTLELRARRDAMVVFFLGFFTMLSNFFFSQSLPTAVAMLVALLGLLTALVNAHMPVGRPPLAHAFRVAGTMALLGAPIMAALFLLFPRMAPLWGMPSDTMAGRSGLSGVMKVGNIAELALDDSVALRVRFDTPGGAPPPQSDLYFRGPVFATFDGSEWHPLSYRAGNRALERPNSPAQLRVQGPALRYEVTLEPHKRPWLLVLDAARDKPGVAGMGTFMTDDLQWLTSRPITDVTRYQATSYPQFRHGPDTATPALRAYTELPPGFNPRTLALAQELRSDPRIAPDPTLDATPALVSAALARLRTGGYRYTLEPGVYGQHTADEFWFDRKEGFCEHIASAFVVLMRAMDIPARIVTGYQGGERNAVDGYWTVRQSDAHAWAEVWMAGRGWVRVDPTSAVAPGRTGAFERLQAPRGALATAMGTVMSPGLAQNLRAMWEAVNNGWNQWVLNYTQSRQLDLLKALGFESPSWQDLVTALGALVGLAALGGAGWTLWERSQHDPWLRLLARARQRLAQSGLTLPDTLPPRAMAHRVQAQFGDAAQGVADWLLRLEQWRYAAQPENAAHQLGALRREFRTLSWPAATARR